A region of Kribbella sp. NBC_01245 DNA encodes the following proteins:
- a CDS encoding glycoside hydrolase family 3 protein encodes MTYRHRVGGALVALLLVPVFLVGQPARAEPLPEFRNPDLPLKVRLNDLTSRLTLDEKISLLHQYQPAIPRLGIASFKTGTEALHGVAWLGEATVFPQAVGLGSTWDPSLIKRVGSAVGDEARAFNKLDPAKNGLNLWAPVVNQLRDPRWGRNEEGYAEDPLLTSAIATAYGRGLQGDDQRYLKTAPTLKHFAAYNVEADRARVSASVRPRVLHEYEYKAFQPALTAGAATGVMASYNLLNGRPTHVSPELGETVRSWSADDLMIVGDAAGAGNVSGSQQYYPTAAEGAAAAIKAGLDSFTENDRNGGPTVAAVKEALAKGLLTEADIDKAVGHLLSIRFRLGEFDPAGRNPYEKIGPDSINSPAHQQLAREAARKQLVLLKNEDRALPLDSARTKDVAVIGPLADTIYEDWYSGTMPYRITPRAGIAERLGAGSTVTATEGVDRIALRSVATGKYVTAPAGATGGALIADAATAGAAQSLDVFDWGGGTLALRSVANGKYVSRSGESLVNDQDKPNGWFVQQQFGLEKLANGNYALRYRGNEVKEPWNGPNQYVVLRADGTLAIGAATQDMAAQFAREVLVSGTAAAVAAAKKADTAVVVVGSTPFINGREDDDRTDTALAAGQQAIVKAVTAANPRTVVVLESSYPLTGDWAQANAVLWTSHAGQETGRALADVLFGDYSPSGRLPQTWYRTDKELPDPLDFDVIKAGWTYQYHRASPLYPFGHGLTYGAFRYSGLRVGSPVVAANGRLKVSVDVTNTSRTASEEVVQLYTAQRTSRVAQPVKTLRGFQRLAFAPGQRRTVSFEVKASELAFWDVTRNKWVVESAVQDVQVGSSSADIRARTTVAVRGEVIPPRDLSRRTAATDFDDYSGIELVDAAKVRGDAVGKTTAGDWISFQDVQLGHGATRLEAAVSRVSEGTAKVEIRLGSPTGSLAGTLTIPATGNRYTWAATTTQLNPQLARGVRDVYLVFTGDGTNIRDLTIR; translated from the coding sequence ATGACCTATCGCCATCGAGTCGGGGGCGCCCTCGTGGCGCTGCTACTCGTGCCCGTGTTTCTAGTGGGGCAGCCCGCGCGGGCCGAGCCTCTTCCGGAGTTCCGGAATCCCGACCTGCCGCTGAAAGTCCGGTTGAACGACCTGACCAGCCGCCTGACGCTGGACGAGAAGATCTCGCTGCTGCACCAGTACCAGCCCGCGATACCGAGACTGGGCATCGCTTCCTTCAAGACCGGTACGGAGGCGCTGCACGGGGTTGCCTGGCTGGGCGAGGCGACTGTCTTCCCTCAGGCAGTCGGGCTCGGTAGTACCTGGGACCCGAGCCTGATCAAGCGAGTCGGTTCAGCCGTCGGAGATGAGGCGAGAGCCTTCAACAAGCTCGACCCGGCGAAGAACGGGCTGAACCTGTGGGCGCCGGTGGTGAACCAGTTGCGTGACCCCAGGTGGGGTCGTAACGAGGAGGGCTACGCCGAGGACCCGTTGCTGACGAGTGCGATCGCGACGGCGTACGGCCGCGGCCTGCAGGGCGACGACCAGCGCTATCTCAAGACAGCTCCGACCTTGAAGCACTTCGCTGCCTACAACGTCGAGGCGGACCGTGCCCGCGTATCGGCGAGCGTCCGGCCCCGGGTGCTGCACGAGTACGAATACAAGGCGTTCCAGCCGGCCCTTACGGCGGGAGCCGCTACCGGCGTGATGGCGTCGTACAACCTGCTCAACGGCAGGCCGACCCACGTGTCACCCGAGCTCGGGGAGACGGTGCGCTCCTGGTCGGCCGACGACCTGATGATCGTCGGCGACGCCGCGGGCGCGGGCAACGTCAGTGGTTCACAGCAGTACTACCCGACGGCTGCCGAGGGCGCGGCTGCGGCGATCAAGGCAGGCCTCGACAGCTTCACCGAGAACGACAGGAACGGCGGTCCGACCGTCGCCGCGGTCAAAGAGGCGCTGGCCAAGGGTCTGCTCACCGAGGCGGATATCGACAAGGCGGTCGGGCACCTGCTCTCGATCCGTTTCCGGCTGGGCGAGTTCGACCCGGCTGGGCGGAACCCGTACGAGAAGATCGGGCCGGACAGCATCAACAGTCCGGCTCACCAGCAGCTCGCCCGGGAAGCCGCACGCAAGCAGCTCGTGCTGCTCAAGAACGAGGACCGGGCCCTGCCGCTCGATTCGGCCAGGACCAAGGACGTCGCGGTCATCGGTCCGTTGGCCGACACCATCTACGAGGACTGGTACTCGGGCACGATGCCGTACCGGATCACCCCACGGGCCGGTATCGCCGAGCGACTCGGCGCTGGTAGCACCGTCACCGCGACCGAAGGCGTGGATCGGATCGCGCTCCGTTCCGTTGCCACTGGCAAGTATGTGACCGCGCCGGCCGGCGCTACCGGTGGTGCGCTGATCGCCGACGCGGCGACGGCGGGAGCGGCTCAGTCGCTGGACGTCTTCGACTGGGGCGGCGGCACCCTCGCACTGCGCTCGGTTGCCAATGGCAAGTACGTCTCGCGGAGCGGGGAGTCGTTGGTCAACGATCAGGACAAGCCCAATGGCTGGTTCGTGCAGCAACAGTTCGGCCTGGAAAAGCTTGCTAACGGCAACTACGCGCTGCGATACCGCGGCAATGAGGTCAAGGAGCCCTGGAACGGCCCCAACCAGTACGTCGTACTGCGGGCTGACGGGACGCTGGCAATCGGCGCGGCCACTCAGGACATGGCGGCTCAGTTCGCGCGTGAAGTCCTCGTCAGTGGTACGGCCGCGGCGGTGGCGGCCGCGAAGAAGGCGGACACGGCGGTCGTGGTGGTCGGCAGTACTCCGTTCATCAACGGACGCGAGGACGACGATCGTACGGACACTGCCCTCGCCGCCGGCCAGCAGGCGATCGTGAAGGCCGTCACTGCCGCCAATCCCAGGACCGTTGTGGTGCTGGAGAGCAGCTATCCGTTGACGGGCGACTGGGCGCAGGCGAACGCGGTCCTGTGGACGTCGCACGCGGGCCAGGAGACCGGCCGGGCTCTTGCAGACGTGCTGTTCGGGGACTACTCGCCGTCGGGCCGGCTCCCGCAGACGTGGTATCGCACGGATAAGGAACTGCCGGATCCACTCGACTTCGACGTGATCAAGGCCGGCTGGACCTATCAGTACCACCGGGCGAGTCCGCTCTACCCGTTCGGCCATGGCCTGACCTATGGCGCCTTTCGATACTCCGGACTGCGGGTCGGCTCACCCGTTGTCGCGGCGAACGGACGGCTCAAGGTTAGCGTCGACGTGACCAACACCAGCCGGACCGCGAGCGAGGAGGTCGTCCAGCTCTACACCGCTCAGCGCACCTCGCGGGTGGCCCAGCCGGTCAAGACGCTCCGTGGGTTCCAGCGGCTGGCCTTCGCGCCCGGTCAACGTCGTACGGTCTCCTTCGAAGTGAAGGCGAGTGAGCTGGCGTTCTGGGACGTGACCCGGAACAAGTGGGTGGTCGAGTCGGCTGTCCAGGACGTCCAGGTGGGCAGTTCTTCGGCCGACATCAGGGCCCGTACGACGGTGGCGGTCCGTGGTGAGGTGATCCCGCCCCGGGACCTGAGCAGGCGTACGGCGGCCACGGATTTCGACGACTACTCGGGTATCGAGCTCGTTGATGCCGCCAAGGTGCGCGGCGATGCAGTCGGCAAGACGACGGCGGGCGACTGGATCTCTTTCCAGGACGTCCAACTGGGCCATGGCGCCACCCGACTGGAAGCCGCCGTTTCGCGAGTTTCGGAAGGAACCGCCAAGGTGGAGATCCGCCTTGGCAGCCCGACCGGGTCTCTCGCAGGCACGCTCACCATCCCTGCCACCGGCAACCGCTACACCTGGGCCGCGACGACGACCCAGCTCAACCCACAGCTGGCCCGCGGCGTCCGCGACGTCTACCTGGTCTTCACCGGCGACGGGACGAACATCCGCGACCTGACCATCAGATAG
- a CDS encoding alpha/beta hydrolase, with translation MQIGLRSLVQPELAAHVAESRAFYAARGERRGPASLEELQVLRAKQVLAPLPGTVIIEQDVFSLRIVVPRNKKVRGVYLDIPGGGFYLSSAAGGDARNLELAESLGIAVVSVDYRLAPENPWPAAPDDCEAAARWLIDEAETRFGTTKLAIGGSSAGATLAMTTLLRLRGSGDADSFAGAVLQFGTYDLSGLTAAGRLIADEYFLQAYVGHVADRTLPDISPIFADLRDLPPTLLIVGASDILLEDNLAMAARLSAAGADVDLRIYPASPHAFTAHPTPMAKAALNDRNSWLTNRFAP, from the coding sequence GTGCAAATCGGGTTGAGGAGTCTGGTCCAACCGGAACTTGCGGCTCACGTCGCGGAGAGCCGGGCGTTCTATGCCGCGCGCGGCGAGCGGCGAGGACCGGCGTCGCTCGAGGAGCTGCAGGTGCTGCGCGCCAAGCAGGTCCTTGCACCGCTGCCGGGAACGGTCATCATCGAGCAGGATGTCTTTTCCTTGCGGATAGTTGTGCCGAGGAACAAGAAGGTGCGGGGCGTGTACCTCGATATACCCGGTGGCGGCTTCTACCTGAGCTCGGCGGCAGGCGGGGACGCGCGCAACTTGGAGCTCGCCGAGTCGCTCGGGATCGCCGTGGTGAGTGTCGACTACCGACTCGCGCCCGAGAACCCGTGGCCGGCCGCGCCAGACGACTGCGAGGCCGCAGCGCGCTGGCTCATCGACGAGGCCGAGACGCGATTCGGCACCACCAAGCTGGCGATCGGCGGCAGCTCGGCCGGAGCCACGCTTGCCATGACGACGCTGCTCCGGCTTCGGGGAAGCGGCGACGCGGATTCTTTCGCCGGTGCCGTACTGCAGTTCGGAACGTATGACCTGAGTGGCCTGACCGCCGCGGGCCGACTGATCGCCGACGAATACTTCCTGCAGGCGTACGTCGGTCACGTGGCCGATCGCACGCTTCCCGACATCTCACCCATCTTCGCCGACCTGCGCGACCTGCCGCCCACACTCCTGATCGTCGGCGCCTCGGACATCCTGCTTGAGGACAACCTGGCCATGGCCGCCCGCCTCTCGGCAGCAGGAGCCGACGTAGACCTCCGCATCTACCCAGCCTCCCCCCACGCCTTCACCGCCCACCCAACCCCCATGGCCAAAGCCGCCCTCAACGACCGGAACTCCTGGCTAACCAACCGCTTCGCACCATGA
- a CDS encoding NADPH-dependent FMN reductase, giving the protein MRVLVISGSSRRESLNTRLARLAAATLTQDTVTVVNDLDRVPYYNGDVEAAGLPAPVVELRQTVADADALVIVTPEYNGTVPGLLGNAVDWLSRTPDNSVLRGKRVVVLSASPSRYGGIRAASHLRTVLGHIRADVAPQGVSVSRAPQRLGDSSADPDLVAELARVLNEALHPAPAPDEDILALAA; this is encoded by the coding sequence ATGAGAGTCCTGGTCATCTCCGGGTCCAGCCGGCGGGAGTCTCTGAACACCCGGCTGGCGCGACTTGCCGCCGCCACGCTCACCCAGGACACCGTGACTGTGGTGAACGACTTGGACCGTGTGCCGTACTACAACGGCGACGTTGAGGCAGCCGGTCTCCCGGCTCCCGTCGTGGAGTTGCGGCAGACAGTTGCCGACGCCGACGCTTTGGTGATCGTGACGCCGGAATACAACGGCACCGTGCCTGGCCTGTTGGGCAACGCGGTGGACTGGCTGTCACGGACACCCGACAACTCCGTGCTGCGGGGAAAGCGCGTCGTGGTGCTCTCTGCTTCGCCGAGCAGGTACGGCGGCATCCGGGCCGCCTCACACCTGCGCACCGTGCTCGGCCACATCCGTGCCGACGTCGCTCCGCAAGGAGTCAGCGTCTCCAGAGCACCTCAGCGTCTGGGCGATTCGTCGGCAGACCCTGACCTGGTCGCCGAGCTGGCGAGGGTGCTCAACGAGGCGCTGCACCCAGCACCAGCCCCTGACGAGGACATCCTCGCGCTCGCGGCCTGA
- a CDS encoding tetratricopeptide repeat protein, translated as MGAEFVGESLHDPDESGVRAFLRSIEPVADGQPLVLVWAGHGVAAPDGALHLLAADSGTDPMDGLPVREVAGKCAQSGAGQLLVVLDACFSGQGVPSATDVASAVMASRPPDSTHVWVGVLASCLPSETAIDGLFGEQLRRLLKDGPTSPHQRRRWSVHNEFVQGEDLGAALVAEWDAEVQQPVFRREGSAWWMFPNPLFDPGAPEVVVEHLLLAARGAAIAEDHSWFTGRRAEVDTVVGWVTSGQPGVRVVTGSAGTGKSAIAGRVVSVANPQERRRLAAQGDWGHADPGERSVAAHVHARGRTADQVAESLDGQLVRATVLEPDASGRRNAAQLVGSLQTSIGPRSSTPPVLVIDGLDEARGQAFTITRDLLTRLAPYAVVVVATRDLPEPGGDSSGSLVGVLDPLEVMDLDDEHWADSGRDALADYVVARLRGVDQRMDAGAVAEQVRRAAFDGGEHPFLFARLVTDQLRANPIDTHTPGWQELVADSMDTAFEQDLAMVPPPSHRTLPADSPPAVFARRLLVALTWGLGAGFPDAEWMAVAAAVASNAIGPADIDWVLDHLGRYVVQDGEDGVAVYKIAHQGLADRLRSFTARPDQPFDPAALPVARALLKRYRDLLAAGVPADQPRYLWYHAWRHAAAAGEEGLRLIRGLAEQALDLRADVAATGIDQAATLRRWGRRAEALPPVEEAVRLYRELAADNPGFVPALATALNNLGIRFAELGRHAEALPPVEEAVRLRRPLAADNPAFVPDLATALNNLGNCYAELGRHAEALPPVEEAVRLGRPLAADNPAFVPDLAKALNNLGNRYAELGRRAEALPPTEEAVRLGRPLAADNPAFVPDLAKALNNLGNRYAELGRRAEALPPTEETVRLCRPLAADNPAFVPDLAMALNNLGACYAELGRHAEALPPTEEAVRLDRELAADNPGFVPDLASALNNLGESFAELGRHAEALPATEEAVRLGRPLAADNPAFVPDLATALNNLGIRFAELGRHAEALPATEEAVRLRRPLAVDNPGFVPDLASALNNLGNCYAELGRHAEALPPTEEAVRLYRELAADNPGFVPALATALNNLGNCYVELGRRAEALPPTEDAVRLARELAADNPAFVPALASALNNLGIRYAELGRHAEALPPTEETVRLCRPLAADNPAFVPALASALNNLGNCYAELGRHAEALPPTEETVRLCRPLAADNPAFVPALASALNNLGNCYAELGRHAEALPPTEDAVRLARELAADNPAFVPALAKALNNLGNYYADLDQPGGAAREWDAAQSVVPPEARSFLLILRSQQADGGDAHAAGWLAEAIDCAGEEPGLVEAIHDEVRRHRASDPQFDLAWTNVTGKPVPVWADIDHHLLAIARDWTYTATYEDECQYLGAHPELLDPSFDGAVEEALLAVPAEEADRYREHRETARVQGTTAAYRPLLLRILATEFANGSPTVQRELLHQRRDDLLDDIVTEVLAQLATDDDSWQTRRALALLDLAANPDQAVLEHVLDALDDPSRFPDLLHSTARGAAQQSDPESLAAVAQCAMSAATSPIEAATAAFYLAVVAAFTDDHDAATGWVNEARAVDPDPTSRDTWITTLAQLGQLEPRINTLIPQLLAPLPSGRGDPEQSDETDPGDTMERV; from the coding sequence ATGGGCGCTGAGTTCGTGGGTGAGTCGTTGCACGATCCGGACGAGTCCGGCGTGCGGGCGTTTCTGAGATCTATCGAGCCGGTGGCCGATGGGCAGCCATTGGTGTTGGTGTGGGCCGGGCATGGAGTTGCGGCGCCGGATGGTGCGTTGCACTTGCTTGCGGCCGACAGCGGTACCGATCCGATGGACGGCCTGCCGGTGCGCGAGGTGGCGGGCAAGTGCGCCCAGTCAGGTGCCGGACAGCTGTTAGTTGTGCTCGATGCGTGTTTCTCTGGGCAGGGCGTTCCTTCTGCGACAGATGTAGCGTCGGCGGTGATGGCGTCGAGGCCGCCGGACAGTACTCACGTGTGGGTGGGTGTGCTGGCGTCGTGTCTGCCGAGCGAGACCGCGATCGATGGCTTGTTCGGTGAGCAGCTGAGGCGGCTGCTGAAAGATGGGCCGACCTCGCCGCATCAGCGGCGACGATGGTCGGTGCATAACGAGTTTGTGCAGGGTGAGGATCTGGGTGCGGCCCTGGTGGCGGAATGGGACGCCGAGGTCCAGCAGCCGGTGTTTCGCCGCGAGGGCAGCGCATGGTGGATGTTTCCGAACCCGTTGTTCGATCCCGGGGCGCCTGAGGTGGTGGTGGAGCACCTGTTGCTGGCTGCCCGAGGCGCCGCGATCGCGGAGGACCATTCCTGGTTTACCGGCCGTCGGGCTGAAGTGGACACGGTCGTGGGCTGGGTGACGTCAGGGCAGCCGGGTGTCCGGGTGGTGACCGGTTCGGCCGGCACCGGCAAGTCCGCGATCGCGGGCCGGGTGGTGAGCGTGGCCAACCCGCAGGAACGGAGACGTCTCGCCGCGCAGGGCGACTGGGGCCATGCCGATCCCGGTGAACGGTCGGTGGCGGCGCATGTGCACGCGCGTGGCCGCACCGCAGATCAGGTCGCCGAGTCGTTGGACGGCCAGTTGGTGCGCGCCACAGTGCTTGAACCGGATGCGTCCGGCCGGCGCAACGCCGCGCAGTTGGTCGGCAGCCTCCAGACGTCAATCGGTCCGCGGAGCAGCACACCACCGGTGTTGGTGATCGATGGGTTGGATGAAGCTCGTGGCCAGGCGTTTACGATCACCCGGGACCTTCTGACTCGTCTCGCCCCCTACGCGGTTGTGGTAGTGGCGACCCGGGACCTGCCCGAGCCCGGCGGTGACTCGTCGGGCAGCCTAGTCGGCGTGCTGGATCCGCTCGAAGTGATGGACCTGGACGATGAGCACTGGGCGGACTCCGGCCGGGATGCTCTGGCGGACTACGTCGTCGCTCGGCTGAGGGGAGTCGACCAACGGATGGACGCAGGCGCAGTCGCCGAACAGGTGCGGCGGGCGGCCTTCGACGGCGGGGAGCATCCGTTCCTCTTCGCCAGGCTGGTGACAGATCAGCTGCGTGCGAATCCGATTGACACCCACACGCCTGGCTGGCAAGAACTAGTGGCCGACTCAATGGACACGGCGTTCGAGCAGGACCTAGCCATGGTTCCACCGCCGAGCCATCGGACGCTACCGGCAGATAGCCCCCCGGCGGTTTTCGCCCGTCGGTTGCTGGTTGCGCTTACGTGGGGGTTGGGTGCAGGTTTCCCTGATGCCGAATGGATGGCTGTGGCGGCGGCCGTTGCTTCCAACGCGATCGGTCCGGCCGATATCGACTGGGTGCTGGACCACCTGGGCCGCTATGTTGTCCAAGACGGCGAGGACGGAGTGGCGGTCTACAAGATCGCGCACCAAGGACTCGCTGACCGCCTTCGGTCGTTCACGGCCCGGCCCGACCAGCCGTTTGATCCCGCTGCGCTGCCGGTTGCCCGCGCGCTGCTCAAGCGGTATCGCGACCTCCTGGCTGCCGGTGTCCCGGCTGACCAGCCCCGGTACCTGTGGTACCACGCCTGGCGGCATGCCGCAGCCGCCGGCGAGGAAGGACTGCGCCTTATCCGCGGCCTGGCAGAGCAAGCCCTCGATCTGCGCGCAGACGTCGCAGCGACCGGAATCGATCAGGCTGCGACGCTGCGCCGCTGGGGCCGACGCGCGGAGGCGCTGCCACCCGTCGAGGAGGCCGTCCGGCTATATCGGGAGCTGGCCGCCGACAACCCAGGTTTCGTGCCCGCCCTCGCCACGGCGTTGAACAACCTCGGCATCCGCTTCGCCGAGCTGGGCCGGCACGCCGAGGCGCTGCCACCCGTCGAGGAGGCTGTCCGGCTACGCAGGCCGCTGGCCGCCGACAACCCCGCGTTCGTGCCCGACCTCGCCACGGCGTTGAACAACCTCGGCAACTGCTACGCGGAGCTGGGCCGGCACGCCGAGGCGCTGCCACCCGTCGAGGAGGCTGTCCGGCTAGGCAGGCCGCTGGCCGCCGACAACCCCGCGTTCGTGCCCGATCTCGCCAAGGCGTTGAACAACCTCGGCAACCGCTACGCGGAGCTGGGCCGGCGTGCCGAGGCGCTGCCACCCACCGAGGAGGCTGTCCGGCTAGGCAGGCCGCTGGCCGCCGACAACCCCGCGTTCGTGCCCGACCTCGCCAAGGCGTTGAACAACCTCGGCAACCGCTACGCGGAGCTGGGCCGGCGTGCCGAGGCGCTGCCACCCACCGAGGAGACCGTCCGGCTATGCAGGCCGCTGGCCGCCGACAACCCCGCGTTCGTGCCCGACCTCGCCATGGCGTTGAACAACCTCGGCGCCTGCTATGCCGAGTTGGGCCGGCACGCTGAGGCGCTGCCGCCCACCGAGGAGGCCGTCCGACTGGACCGGGAGCTGGCCGCCGACAATCCCGGTTTCGTGCCCGACCTCGCCTCGGCGTTGAACAACCTCGGCGAATCCTTCGCCGAGCTGGGCCGGCACGCCGAGGCGCTGCCAGCCACCGAGGAGGCCGTCCGGCTAGGCAGGCCGCTGGCCGCCGACAACCCCGCGTTCGTGCCCGACCTCGCCACGGCGTTGAACAACCTCGGCATCCGCTTCGCCGAGCTGGGCCGGCACGCCGAGGCGCTGCCAGCCACCGAGGAGGCCGTCCGGCTACGCAGGCCGCTGGCCGTCGACAATCCCGGTTTCGTGCCCGACCTCGCCTCGGCGTTGAACAACCTCGGCAACTGCTACGCCGAGCTGGGCCGGCACGCCGAGGCGCTGCCACCCACCGAGGAGGCTGTCCGGCTGTATCGGGAGCTGGCCGCCGACAACCCCGGTTTCGTGCCCGCCCTCGCCACGGCGTTGAACAACCTCGGCAACTGCTACGTCGAGCTGGGCCGGCGTGCCGAGGCGCTGCCACCCACCGAGGATGCCGTCCGACTGGCCCGGGAGCTGGCCGCCGACAACCCCGCGTTCGTGCCCGCCCTCGCCTCGGCGTTGAACAACCTCGGCATCCGCTACGCCGAGCTGGGCCGGCACGCCGAGGCGCTGCCACCCACCGAGGAGACCGTCCGGCTATGCAGGCCGCTGGCCGCCGACAACCCCGCGTTCGTGCCCGCCCTCGCCTCGGCGTTGAACAACCTCGGCAACTGCTACGCCGAGCTGGGCCGGCACGCCGAGGCGCTGCCACCCACCGAGGAGACCGTCCGGCTATGCAGGCCGCTGGCCGCCGACAACCCCGCGTTCGTGCCCGCCCTCGCCTCGGCGTTGAACAACCTCGGCAACTGCTACGCCGAGCTGGGCCGGCACGCCGAGGCGCTGCCACCCACCGAGGATGCCGTCCGACTGGCCCGGGAGCTGGCCGCCGACAACCCCGCGTTCGTACCCGCTCTCGCCAAGGCGTTGAACAACCTGGGTAACTACTATGCCGACCTCGACCAACCTGGTGGCGCTGCCAGGGAGTGGGACGCGGCTCAGTCAGTCGTACCGCCAGAGGCTCGATCATTCCTGCTCATTCTTCGGAGTCAGCAGGCGGACGGTGGCGACGCTCACGCGGCGGGCTGGTTGGCCGAGGCCATCGACTGTGCTGGCGAGGAGCCCGGTCTGGTGGAGGCGATCCATGACGAGGTTCGGCGGCATCGGGCCAGCGACCCCCAGTTCGACCTCGCCTGGACGAATGTCACCGGCAAGCCGGTGCCCGTATGGGCCGATATCGATCATCACCTGCTGGCTATCGCACGTGACTGGACCTACACCGCGACATATGAGGACGAGTGCCAATACCTCGGTGCACACCCTGAGCTGCTTGACCCCTCGTTCGACGGCGCTGTCGAGGAGGCGTTGCTGGCCGTGCCGGCCGAGGAGGCCGACCGATACCGCGAGCATCGCGAGACCGCTCGCGTGCAGGGAACGACCGCTGCCTATCGGCCGTTGCTGCTGAGAATTCTCGCCACCGAGTTCGCCAATGGATCACCGACTGTCCAGCGAGAGCTCCTCCACCAGCGACGCGACGACCTCCTCGACGACATCGTGACCGAAGTCTTGGCCCAGCTCGCCACCGACGATGACAGCTGGCAAACCCGCCGCGCACTAGCGCTCCTCGATCTGGCCGCGAACCCTGACCAAGCCGTCCTTGAGCATGTCCTGGACGCCCTCGATGACCCGTCAAGGTTTCCGGACCTGCTGCACAGTACCGCCCGAGGAGCCGCTCAACAGTCCGATCCCGAGTCGCTGGCCGCCGTCGCTCAGTGCGCCATGTCTGCCGCTACCAGTCCGATCGAGGCCGCTACCGCCGCCTTCTATCTCGCCGTGGTCGCCGCCTTCACCGACGACCATGACGCGGCGACCGGATGGGTCAACGAAGCCCGCGCTGTGGATCCGGACCCGACCAGCCGCGACACCTGGATCACCACCCTGGCCCAGCTCGGCCAGCTCGAGCCCCGGATCAACACCCTCATCCCGCAGCTGCTCGCACCGCTCCCGAGCGGCCGCGGCGACCCAGAACAATCCGACGAGACCGACCCCGGCGACACCATGGAGCGAGTATGA
- a CDS encoding MarR family winged helix-turn-helix transcriptional regulator: MVATNDRSGGDGRETAFRINRHAIRSLSPTYADAFLGLVRAGEHLERELDSELRRAHGIGLRGFEVLLHLGAFSPDGRLPMTQLTVQAPLSQSRMSRLVAELERDGLVSRETDERDTRSVIVTITEKGFGLLRAAQDTHYDGLERHLFSRLTRDDITQLAKVTRKLLSRVDDEGAGSRDV; the protein is encoded by the coding sequence ATGGTGGCGACGAACGATCGCAGTGGTGGAGACGGGCGCGAGACGGCGTTCCGGATCAACCGCCACGCGATCCGATCCCTCTCACCGACGTACGCCGATGCGTTCCTGGGCCTGGTGCGTGCGGGGGAGCACCTGGAGCGAGAGCTCGACTCGGAACTGCGCCGCGCCCACGGTATCGGACTGCGAGGGTTCGAGGTCTTGCTGCATCTCGGTGCGTTCTCGCCGGACGGCCGGCTGCCGATGACACAGTTGACCGTGCAGGCGCCGCTCAGCCAAAGCCGTATGTCGCGCCTCGTCGCGGAGCTGGAGAGGGATGGGTTGGTCAGCCGCGAGACGGACGAGCGGGACACCCGTTCGGTGATCGTGACGATCACCGAGAAGGGCTTCGGCTTGCTGCGGGCGGCTCAGGACACCCACTACGACGGCCTGGAGCGCCATCTGTTCTCCCGGCTCACCAGGGACGACATCACGCAACTGGCCAAGGTGACCAGGAAGCTGCTCAGCCGTGTGGATGACGAAGGCGCCGGCAGCCGAGACGTCTGA
- a CDS encoding dihydrofolate reductase family protein, with protein sequence MTATYTFDVFSSLDGYGSHSGNWGGNLGGYWGKQGPEFLGRRLALYDEEQRMVFGANTYRAHAGMLASNPDESELHDPWVTRMRNLPATVVSSTLEGPLDWPDATLVSGDAVDIVTRLKTESDVPLRSHGSLSLNRALMAAGLVDRIQLTIFPVITGQTGVAPIFQGAADFDLELIESQTLDGHIQELTYRPTLHV encoded by the coding sequence GTGACCGCGACCTATACCTTCGACGTCTTTTCCAGTCTCGACGGCTATGGCTCCCACAGCGGCAACTGGGGCGGCAACTTGGGTGGTTACTGGGGCAAGCAAGGCCCCGAGTTTCTCGGCCGCCGCCTCGCCTTGTACGACGAGGAGCAGCGGATGGTCTTCGGAGCCAACACCTATCGGGCGCACGCGGGAATGTTGGCCTCGAACCCCGACGAGTCCGAGCTGCATGACCCATGGGTCACCCGGATGAGGAACCTGCCGGCAACGGTGGTGTCGAGCACACTCGAAGGCCCCCTCGACTGGCCGGACGCGACCCTCGTCAGCGGCGACGCCGTCGACATCGTCACCCGGCTCAAGACGGAGTCCGACGTGCCATTGCGCTCACACGGCAGCCTGTCGCTGAACCGGGCCCTGATGGCCGCCGGCCTCGTCGATCGCATCCAACTAACGATCTTCCCTGTCATCACCGGTCAGACCGGAGTGGCCCCAATCTTCCAGGGCGCGGCCGACTTCGACCTCGAACTAATCGAAAGCCAAACCCTCGACGGCCACATCCAAGAACTCACCTACCGCCCCACCCTGCACGTCTAA